Proteins co-encoded in one Sulfurimonas sp. HSL1-2 genomic window:
- the nifB gene encoding nitrogenase cofactor biosynthesis protein NifB: MPADIAEKVHDHPCYSEGAHHHYARIHVAVAPACNIQCNYCNRKYDCSNESRPGVTSERLTPEESVKKVMFVGGEVQRMSVLGIAGPGDALANPEKTFKTFAMVREKAPDLKLCLSTNGLALPNFVDEMVKYDIDHITVTINSVDETGEIGSKIYPWIYHNNKRIYGKEASRILLENQLEGMKKCVEHGILIKANSVLIPGINDKHLPEVSKKLKEIGVFLHNIMPIISEPEFGTKFALDGVPSATDQQQMEVQEACGMDMKLMQHCRQCRADAVGLIGEDRGAEFTKDRFKEMSFDALEAHYNVEGRKEAHAKIEEFRFFLDRANERVRKEKADLSSDGQTILVAVTTAGEGMINQHFGSVKEFLIYEAGDRGIRFIHHRKLDYEYCAGPDGTNPIDAILEKLKDCKLILTAKIGGCPQDDLAKAGLIADMSYAYQPMEASVLKATRKYFNLPEEMEAN, from the coding sequence TTGCCAGCTGATATTGCAGAAAAGGTCCACGATCACCCATGTTACTCTGAAGGAGCCCACCACCACTACGCACGTATCCACGTTGCGGTTGCACCTGCATGTAATATCCAGTGTAACTACTGTAACCGTAAATACGACTGTTCCAACGAGAGCCGTCCGGGGGTTACAAGCGAACGCCTGACACCGGAAGAGTCCGTCAAGAAGGTCATGTTCGTCGGCGGTGAAGTTCAGCGTATGAGTGTTCTTGGTATTGCCGGACCGGGAGATGCCCTCGCCAACCCGGAAAAAACATTCAAGACATTTGCAATGGTCCGCGAAAAAGCGCCAGACCTGAAACTCTGTCTCTCTACGAACGGCCTTGCACTGCCGAACTTCGTTGATGAGATGGTTAAATACGACATCGACCACATTACGGTCACGATCAACTCTGTAGACGAAACAGGCGAGATCGGTTCGAAAATCTATCCGTGGATCTACCACAACAACAAACGCATCTACGGTAAAGAGGCGTCCCGTATCCTCCTCGAGAACCAGCTCGAAGGGATGAAGAAGTGTGTCGAGCACGGCATCCTGATTAAGGCGAACTCCGTTCTGATCCCGGGCATCAACGACAAGCACCTGCCGGAAGTTTCCAAGAAACTCAAAGAGATCGGTGTCTTCCTCCACAACATCATGCCGATCATCTCCGAGCCGGAGTTCGGTACGAAATTCGCCCTTGACGGTGTACCGTCTGCGACGGATCAGCAGCAGATGGAAGTCCAGGAAGCGTGCGGTATGGATATGAAACTGATGCAGCACTGCCGCCAGTGCCGCGCCGACGCCGTAGGTCTGATCGGTGAGGACCGCGGTGCGGAATTCACGAAAGACCGCTTCAAAGAGATGAGTTTCGATGCCCTCGAAGCGCACTACAATGTTGAAGGCCGTAAAGAAGCGCATGCGAAGATCGAAGAGTTCCGTTTCTTCCTCGACCGTGCGAACGAGCGTGTCCGCAAAGAGAAGGCAGACCTCAGCTCCGACGGTCAGACCATCCTTGTCGCGGTAACGACGGCGGGCGAAGGGATGATCAACCAGCACTTCGGTTCGGTCAAAGAGTTCCTCATCTATGAAGCCGGCGACCGCGGTATCCGCTTCATCCACCACCGTAAACTCGACTACGAGTACTGTGCGGGACCGGATGGCACGAACCCGATCGATGCGATCCTTGAGAAACTCAAAGACTGCAAGCTGATCCTGACAGCGAAGATCGGCGGCTGTCCGCAGGACGACCTCGCGAAAGCGGGACTGATTGCGGATATGAGCTATGCGTATCAGCCGATGGAGGCTTCCGTCCTCAAGGCGACACGCAAATACTTCAATCTCCCCGAGGAGATGGAAGCGAACTAA
- a CDS encoding ATP-dependent Clp protease proteolytic subunit, with protein sequence MPYIPTVKDRTPRGERYFDLFSKLMGDRVIMITEPIDDHMMGIIVSQLLYLEAEDSEEPIHMYISSPGGSVMAGLAILDTMQLISAPVYTYGLGMVASMAAVLFTCGEPGHRYVLPNAEVMIHQPLGGAQGQASDIEIQANHIISLKKRLYRILSEATGAPVKTIEKASDRDNYFVAEDAIKFGLADQILNAITKKEV encoded by the coding sequence ATGCCATACATACCTACCGTAAAAGACAGAACCCCACGGGGCGAACGCTATTTTGACCTTTTTTCCAAACTGATGGGTGACCGTGTCATCATGATCACCGAACCGATCGACGACCACATGATGGGGATCATCGTCTCCCAACTGCTTTATCTTGAAGCCGAAGATTCCGAAGAGCCGATCCATATGTATATCAGTTCTCCGGGCGGTTCGGTGATGGCGGGTCTCGCCATCCTGGACACCATGCAGCTGATCAGTGCCCCGGTCTACACCTACGGTCTGGGAATGGTCGCATCGATGGCCGCCGTCCTCTTCACCTGTGGCGAGCCGGGACACCGCTACGTGCTCCCCAACGCCGAAGTGATGATCCACCAGCCGCTCGGCGGCGCACAGGGCCAGGCCAGTGATATCGAGATCCAGGCCAACCACATTATCAGCCTCAAAAAGCGCCTCTACAGGATCCTCTCCGAAGCCACCGGTGCGCCGGTCAAAACCATTGAGAAGGCCAGCGACCGCGACAACTATTTTGTCGCCGAAGACGCCATCAAGTTCGGTCTGGCGGACCAGATCCTCAATGCTATTACGAAAAAGGAAGTCTGA
- the clpX gene encoding ATP-dependent Clp protease ATP-binding subunit ClpX, producing the protein MSTKEEKTCSFCGRKQSEVKKMFSSENTNICNECVTTCSNILQKEVRYEQQEKMHQELPKPSKIVDFLDKYIIGQEDAKKVLAVALYNHYKRIENPIYNNVELEKSNIMLLGPTGSGKTLLAKSLAKIMNVPFAVADATALTEAGYVGEDVESILSRLLAAANYDIEAAQRGIIYIDEIDKIARKSESATMGRDVSGEGVQQGLLKILEGSEVYVPVKGSRKNSTTETVLFDTTHVLFVCGGAFVGLVPDKHTKRTNKVGFAKVQKSEMAADFKVDQRALVHYGIIPEFIGRIPVIAQLRELTKDQMVQILQEPDNALIKQFQALFDMDGISLEFEAKALEAIAQQAIDKGVGARGLRGIIEEVMLPLQYSCPSREDLESVTITEGVVSDPTTEPIYTFKKEEKESAEA; encoded by the coding sequence ATGAGTACCAAAGAAGAGAAAACATGTTCGTTCTGCGGGCGTAAGCAGAGCGAAGTGAAAAAAATGTTCTCCTCCGAGAACACCAATATCTGTAACGAGTGTGTCACGACCTGTTCAAACATCCTCCAGAAGGAGGTCCGTTACGAACAGCAGGAGAAGATGCACCAGGAGCTGCCGAAGCCCTCGAAGATCGTCGACTTCCTCGACAAGTACATCATTGGGCAGGAGGACGCGAAGAAGGTCCTCGCCGTCGCGCTGTACAACCACTACAAGCGGATCGAAAACCCGATCTACAATAATGTCGAGCTGGAAAAATCGAACATTATGCTGCTCGGACCGACGGGGAGCGGTAAGACCCTCCTGGCCAAATCCCTGGCCAAGATCATGAACGTGCCCTTCGCCGTCGCCGATGCGACAGCACTGACCGAAGCGGGCTACGTCGGTGAAGACGTCGAGAGCATCCTCTCCCGCCTCCTCGCCGCGGCCAACTACGACATCGAAGCGGCTCAGCGCGGGATCATCTACATCGATGAGATCGACAAGATCGCCCGCAAATCCGAGAGCGCCACGATGGGCCGCGACGTCTCCGGCGAAGGGGTCCAGCAGGGTCTGCTCAAGATCCTGGAGGGCAGCGAAGTCTACGTCCCGGTCAAAGGGAGCCGCAAGAACTCCACGACGGAGACCGTCCTCTTCGATACGACGCACGTCCTCTTCGTCTGCGGGGGCGCCTTCGTCGGCCTCGTGCCGGACAAGCACACGAAGCGCACCAACAAGGTCGGCTTTGCAAAAGTCCAGAAAAGCGAGATGGCTGCCGACTTCAAAGTCGACCAGCGCGCCCTGGTCCACTACGGTATCATTCCCGAGTTCATCGGCCGTATCCCGGTCATCGCCCAGCTGCGCGAACTGACCAAGGATCAGATGGTCCAGATTCTCCAGGAACCGGACAATGCCCTGATCAAACAGTTCCAGGCGCTCTTCGATATGGACGGTATCAGCCTGGAATTCGAAGCCAAAGCCCTCGAAGCGATCGCACAGCAGGCGATCGACAAAGGCGTCGGTGCCCGCGGTCTGCGCGGTATCATCGAAGAGGTGATGCTGCCGCTGCAGTACAGCTGCCCTTCGCGCGAGGACCTCGAAAGCGTCACGATCACCGAGGGGGTCGTCAGCGACCCGACGACCGAACCGATCTACACCTTCAAAAAAGAGGAAAAAGAGAGCGCTGAAGCGTAA
- a CDS encoding rod shape-determining protein, with the protein MFSRRRYAIDLGTDNTIVYEPSRGIIFNEPTCITVNKSSKKTVCIGHESKQMLGKTPPHLPVIRPLSHGAIADLDATVRFLKHLIHTLMLRRGLFAPAIAVSVPFDLTAYERDAVRSAGLQSGAGSIVMIKDPFSAAVGAGIDFHSPDGALLLDIGSGVTEISLLSCGGIVASHSVRSAGWDFEQAIIHHFDSVHRERIASHEAESLKLQLSRPGAADTAKVHALSRDNAIPHALQVPLNEVREALQPGIRRLGRFVSTFMRTLPEDFAPRLRDNGLYMTGGSAQLDGLGTHLEKTLGLKTVLSRDPLREIALGAGRIMEDRKLFAHLSAR; encoded by the coding sequence ATGTTTTCAAGAAGGCGCTACGCCATCGATCTCGGTACGGACAATACCATCGTCTATGAACCGTCGCGGGGTATCATCTTCAACGAGCCGACCTGCATCACGGTCAACAAAAGCAGCAAGAAAACCGTCTGTATCGGGCACGAATCCAAACAGATGCTGGGCAAGACACCGCCGCACCTCCCTGTCATCCGTCCCCTTTCGCATGGCGCCATCGCCGATCTCGATGCGACCGTCCGCTTTCTGAAGCATCTTATCCATACATTGATGCTCAGACGCGGTCTCTTCGCGCCTGCGATCGCCGTCAGCGTCCCCTTCGACCTCACGGCGTACGAACGCGATGCCGTCCGATCGGCCGGCCTCCAGAGCGGGGCGGGCAGCATCGTGATGATCAAGGACCCCTTTTCGGCTGCCGTCGGCGCCGGCATCGACTTCCACTCCCCCGACGGCGCCCTGCTGCTCGACATCGGCAGCGGCGTCACCGAGATCTCGCTGCTCAGCTGCGGCGGCATCGTCGCATCGCACTCCGTACGCTCCGCCGGATGGGATTTCGAACAGGCCATCATCCACCATTTCGACAGCGTCCACCGCGAACGGATTGCTTCGCACGAAGCGGAAAGCCTGAAACTCCAGCTCTCCCGTCCCGGTGCAGCCGACACGGCGAAGGTCCATGCCCTCAGTCGCGACAATGCCATTCCCCACGCCCTGCAGGTCCCTCTGAATGAAGTACGCGAAGCCCTGCAGCCCGGCATCCGCCGCCTCGGTCGGTTCGTAAGTACGTTCATGCGCACCCTTCCCGAGGATTTCGCCCCCCGTCTCCGCGACAACGGCCTCTACATGACCGGCGGCAGCGCACAGCTGGACGGTCTGGGAACACACCTCGAGAAGACGCTCGGGCTTAAAACCGTCCTCAGCCGTGACCCCCTCCGGGAGATCGCCCTGGGCGCCGGGCGTATCATGGAGGACCGGAAACTGTTTGCGCATCTTAGTGCCAGGTAA
- a CDS encoding diguanylate cyclase gives MIGIVTVIFYKADSLHMQMEQEILDAKQMLETADELRQSSDDLTDFARTFVVTKDPEFKQRYFTTLAIRNGKAPRPEGYANVYWDLSKEDRERKHPLGEKKPLRDIIRDLPFTPEEKARLKAAEDHSNALVNLEIEAINAVEGRFKDAHGQYTVLTEPDQQRAIALLHSEAYYEAKQKIMNPIDDFMSLLNKRIEGIFYALNSNLAFYEYLMFAVIVGFIFINLLIYRYLVKRNMLDRQELEYLVEQRTQNLEASQRKLQEAQSLAHFGSWELNLETNALTWSDEVYRIFEIDREDFDVSYELFSHFIHPDDRALVDRIYQNSVSYRTPYRIEHRLLLRDGRVKYVLESGETFYDTKGTPVRSIGTIYDITDRKRYEQTLKDREALLSAVVEQSMDGISLVDRSGHFVMVNNAYTELTGYSKSELSRMHVYDLLPHGQQPDMFPGIIRTRQASRREKQLRRKDGSVFLAEISATPIMIGQEERVLGIVRDVTEYRRMERALEYSARHDALTGLYNRHVLEKQLSAELVRAERYNHPLSLFMLDIDHFKKINDTFGHQVGDMALRKVADILKKTMRKTDITARYGGEEFVIILPESSHDEAMELAQRLCSEIAAEPYMRGGEGEFFLTVSIGVASLSKSTDSPGKLLEAADTAMYAAKHSGRNRVVSA, from the coding sequence ATGATCGGTATTGTCACCGTCATCTTCTATAAGGCCGACAGCCTGCACATGCAGATGGAGCAGGAGATTCTTGACGCAAAACAGATGTTGGAGACGGCCGACGAGTTGCGCCAGAGCTCCGACGACCTGACCGATTTTGCGCGCACCTTCGTTGTGACGAAAGACCCGGAGTTCAAACAGCGCTACTTCACGACACTGGCTATCCGCAACGGCAAAGCCCCCCGGCCGGAGGGGTATGCCAACGTGTATTGGGATCTGTCAAAAGAAGACAGGGAACGCAAACATCCTTTGGGGGAGAAGAAACCCCTGCGTGACATTATCAGGGATCTCCCGTTCACCCCGGAAGAGAAGGCCAGATTGAAAGCGGCGGAAGACCATTCAAATGCACTGGTCAATCTGGAGATCGAGGCCATCAACGCTGTGGAAGGGCGATTCAAGGATGCCCACGGACAGTACACCGTCCTGACGGAACCTGATCAGCAGAGGGCCATAGCGCTGCTGCACTCGGAAGCCTATTATGAGGCCAAACAGAAGATCATGAACCCCATCGACGATTTCATGAGCCTGCTCAACAAAAGGATCGAGGGGATTTTCTATGCCCTGAACAGCAATCTCGCTTTTTACGAATATCTGATGTTCGCGGTCATTGTAGGCTTCATCTTCATCAACCTTCTTATCTACCGCTATCTCGTTAAACGTAATATGCTGGACCGGCAGGAACTCGAGTACCTTGTGGAACAACGCACGCAGAATCTTGAAGCGTCACAGCGGAAGCTGCAGGAGGCGCAGAGCCTCGCGCACTTCGGCAGCTGGGAGCTCAACCTTGAAACGAACGCGCTGACCTGGTCGGATGAAGTGTACCGGATTTTCGAAATCGACCGGGAGGATTTCGACGTCTCCTATGAGCTGTTCTCACACTTTATACACCCCGATGACAGGGCATTGGTCGACCGGATCTACCAGAATTCGGTCAGTTATCGTACGCCCTACAGAATAGAGCACCGGCTGCTGCTGCGCGACGGCAGGGTTAAATACGTCCTGGAAAGCGGTGAGACCTTTTATGACACCAAGGGAACGCCGGTCCGCTCCATCGGGACCATCTATGACATTACGGACCGCAAGCGGTATGAACAGACCTTGAAAGACCGCGAGGCGCTGCTGAGCGCGGTCGTGGAACAGAGCATGGACGGGATCAGCCTGGTAGACAGAAGTGGGCATTTCGTCATGGTCAATAACGCCTATACGGAACTTACCGGGTACTCGAAGAGCGAATTGAGCCGGATGCATGTGTACGACCTTCTGCCCCATGGCCAGCAACCGGACATGTTTCCCGGGATCATCAGGACACGCCAGGCGTCCCGGCGGGAGAAACAGCTGCGACGCAAAGACGGCAGCGTCTTTTTGGCAGAGATTTCAGCCACTCCCATCATGATCGGACAGGAGGAGCGGGTGCTGGGGATCGTCCGTGACGTGACCGAATACCGGCGGATGGAGCGGGCGTTGGAATATTCGGCGCGGCACGATGCCCTGACCGGGCTTTACAACCGCCACGTCCTGGAAAAACAGCTGAGCGCAGAGCTCGTCAGGGCGGAACGCTACAACCACCCGTTGTCGCTTTTTATGCTCGACATCGATCATTTCAAGAAGATCAACGATACGTTCGGCCACCAGGTCGGGGATATGGCGCTGCGCAAGGTGGCGGACATTTTGAAAAAAACGATGCGTAAAACCGATATTACTGCCCGTTACGGCGGCGAAGAGTTTGTGATCATTCTCCCCGAATCCTCACATGATGAAGCGATGGAGCTGGCACAGCGTCTGTGCAGCGAGATCGCAGCGGAGCCTTATATGAGGGGGGGTGAAGGGGAGTTTTTCCTGACGGTGAGCATCGGGGTCGCCAGCCTCTCTAAAAGCACGGACAGTCCGGGCAAACTGCTCGAAGCGGCCGATACGGCCATGTATGCAGCGAAGCATTCAGGCCGTAACCGGGTCGTGTCCGCTTAG
- a CDS encoding NifS family cysteine desulfurase yields the protein MRVYLDNNATTKIDPLVKVKMQPFFEELFGNPNSLHQYGMEVRPHLNKAMGKMYDALNVPDEDDILITSCATESNNTVLKGVYFKHILKNPEKNHIVTTSVEHPCILDTLHFLSDYGVDVTYVDVDENGGVSAEAIKAAVTDKTVLISMMWANNETGMIFPVEEVSAFAKANDILFHSDAVQAIGKLPVDLTKVNVDYLTFSAHKFHGPKGVGGLYVKKGKQLPNLLHGGEQMGGKRAGTLNVAYIVGMGLAMEQAAGHVDKMNTEVRRLRDKLEDALAKIPDTIIVGPREGRTPNTVLISLRGIEGEAMLWDLNRAGIAASTGSACASESLQANPIMSAIGEDPELAHTAIRLSLSRFTTEDEIDYVIDAFTKAAERLRSISSTYGYKSEAG from the coding sequence ATGCGCGTTTATCTCGACAACAATGCCACCACTAAAATCGACCCCCTGGTCAAAGTCAAAATGCAGCCCTTTTTCGAAGAGCTTTTCGGGAACCCGAACTCCCTGCACCAGTACGGGATGGAAGTCCGCCCCCACCTGAACAAAGCAATGGGGAAAATGTACGACGCCCTGAATGTACCGGACGAAGATGACATCCTCATCACCTCCTGCGCGACCGAGAGCAACAACACCGTACTCAAAGGGGTGTATTTCAAGCATATCCTGAAAAACCCGGAGAAGAACCACATCGTTACGACCTCCGTCGAGCACCCGTGTATCCTCGACACCCTCCACTTCCTGAGCGACTATGGGGTCGACGTCACCTACGTCGATGTTGACGAAAACGGCGGCGTCAGCGCCGAAGCGATCAAAGCAGCCGTCACCGATAAAACCGTCCTGATCTCCATGATGTGGGCCAACAATGAAACAGGAATGATCTTCCCGGTCGAAGAGGTCAGCGCCTTCGCCAAAGCAAACGACATCCTCTTCCACAGCGACGCCGTTCAGGCCATCGGCAAACTGCCGGTCGACCTGACAAAGGTCAACGTCGACTACCTTACCTTCTCCGCGCACAAGTTCCATGGTCCCAAAGGGGTCGGCGGTCTCTATGTCAAAAAAGGCAAACAGCTCCCCAACCTGCTGCACGGCGGCGAACAGATGGGCGGTAAACGCGCCGGTACCCTCAACGTCGCCTATATCGTCGGTATGGGTCTGGCGATGGAACAGGCCGCAGGTCACGTCGACAAGATGAACACCGAAGTACGCCGCCTGCGCGACAAACTCGAAGACGCCCTGGCAAAAATCCCCGACACCATCATCGTCGGACCGCGTGAAGGCCGTACGCCGAACACGGTTCTCATCTCCCTGCGCGGGATCGAAGGTGAAGCGATGCTCTGGGACCTCAACCGTGCCGGTATCGCCGCCTCCACCGGTTCGGCATGTGCTTCCGAATCGCTCCAAGCCAACCCGATCATGAGCGCCATCGGCGAAGACCCGGAACTGGCGCACACCGCCATCCGCCTCAGCCTGTCGCGCTTCACGACCGAAGATGAGATCGACTACGTCATCGACGCCTTCACGAAAGCGGCCGAACGCCTGCGCTCCATCTCCTCCACATACGGATACAAAAGCGAAGCGGGCTGA
- a CDS encoding helix-hairpin-helix domain-containing protein, which yields MHPDKVKRETTKTLTDLPNIGPALAADLRRIGINHPEELSGQDPLELYGILCELTGMKQDPCVLDVFMSITDFMNGGEARVWWAYTPQRKAMLKSE from the coding sequence ATGCACCCCGATAAAGTCAAACGCGAAACGACGAAAACATTGACCGATCTGCCCAATATCGGTCCTGCGCTGGCTGCCGATCTGCGCCGTATCGGGATCAACCACCCCGAGGAGCTGAGCGGCCAGGATCCGCTGGAACTGTACGGTATTTTGTGCGAACTGACGGGGATGAAACAGGACCCCTGTGTACTGGATGTCTTTATGTCGATTACGGATTTTATGAACGGGGGCGAGGCAAGAGTCTGGTGGGCCTATACGCCGCAGCGCAAGGCGATGCTGAAGAGTGAATGA
- a CDS encoding META domain-containing protein gives MKMLRRILSVFLLFFLTACSQYHDTKKRNANDDGGLFTGRTWEWIATETISGRLVSAVPERYTVRFDAVGGVQARLDCNRGGGSYTIEDDTLRLGRLFATKMACGPDSQDRRFVRDLMRVHSFRLEEGNLYLELSGEGGTMMFRAAP, from the coding sequence ATGAAAATGCTGCGCCGTATTCTCTCCGTATTTTTACTGTTCTTTCTGACGGCCTGTTCACAGTATCACGATACCAAAAAGCGTAATGCCAACGATGATGGGGGACTGTTCACAGGCAGGACCTGGGAGTGGATCGCGACCGAGACAATATCCGGCAGACTCGTTTCGGCGGTGCCGGAGCGCTACACGGTCCGTTTTGACGCAGTGGGGGGAGTACAGGCCCGACTTGACTGCAATAGAGGCGGCGGTTCCTATACGATCGAGGATGACACGCTGAGACTCGGGCGGCTGTTCGCGACAAAAATGGCATGCGGCCCGGATTCCCAGGACAGACGCTTCGTACGTGACCTTATGCGGGTTCACTCTTTTCGCCTGGAAGAGGGGAACCTTTATCTTGAACTGTCCGGTGAGGGCGGAACCATGATGTTCCGAGCCGCCCCGTGA
- a CDS encoding cation-transporting P-type ATPase, whose product MGSAGPLNGKSLVEAFIAFHSGAEGLQNADVPLRQKRYGKNSITFHRSRSAVWMFLAEFARFFPLLLLAAAGLALFAHTLSPEEGYGLIAAALAGVVLLNAVVSFVQNYKVEKLMISFLDYIPKQVALLRGGEKVVADAEEVVPGDILFVQEGDKVSADGIIVEGTLLLDESILTGESVPVEKRGPDTIISDSSAVFSGATVITGAAKILVTGTGRSTGIGAISQLSQAVKQDLTPMQKELRDFVRKITWLALGIGTLFFGIGFLIGNPFWTNLIFAIGIIVANVPEGLLPTVTLALTQSSVRMGRRNAVVKQVLSVETLGSTTVICTDKTGTLTQNRLALDRLYLDFTELEADDTEPLSRNPAGRTALEIMGLCNDAIATSENGGHTLLKGDPTDVAMGNFVEQHSGYDALRSHFELRESLPFDAEQKYMAATYQTGGGVLYMTVKGAPEVVIGLCTQVHAEGLVRELRGEERETLLQRAESYAADGLRVLALAYRVTDTTDTAAEQLVFVGLVAMTDPPRPEVPSAVSACKSAGIRIIVISGDKSETVSYIARRLGIVTAPRVITGEELSTMQSSALCDALAGGEVVFARTAPEQKLMIVEALKQMDEVVAVTGDGVNDAPALKRADIGVSMGLRGTDVAKEASDIILLDDNFATIIHAIEEGRAVYDNIKKFITYILTSNVPEILPFIAYVLLPIPLPITVVQILSIDLVTDMLPAIGLGNEKPESDIMHRPPRRRDERLVSLRTFLRSYGVIGMAEALLAFGVFFAVLYGGGWQWGGELATDASLYRQAAVAFLATIIFGQMGNVMACRTNRQSALRSLAVPNRWIALGLVVEGLFIAGVIYLPPLGNFFTAAPFPAEVWALIFTAPFIIFGIEELRKYFVRRGVGFLAA is encoded by the coding sequence ATGGGCAGTGCTGGACCCCTGAACGGCAAATCCCTCGTCGAAGCCTTCATAGCGTTTCATAGTGGAGCCGAAGGGCTGCAGAACGCCGATGTCCCCCTGCGCCAGAAGCGGTATGGGAAAAACAGCATCACCTTTCACCGCAGCCGCTCCGCCGTCTGGATGTTTCTCGCCGAGTTTGCACGCTTTTTCCCCCTTCTGCTCCTCGCAGCGGCCGGCCTCGCCCTCTTTGCGCATACGCTGAGCCCCGAGGAGGGGTACGGTCTCATCGCCGCCGCGCTGGCGGGCGTCGTGCTGCTCAATGCCGTCGTCTCCTTTGTCCAGAACTACAAGGTCGAAAAACTGATGATTTCCTTCCTCGACTACATCCCGAAACAGGTGGCGCTGCTGCGCGGCGGGGAAAAGGTCGTTGCCGACGCCGAGGAGGTCGTCCCCGGCGATATCCTCTTCGTGCAGGAGGGGGACAAAGTCTCCGCCGACGGCATCATCGTCGAGGGGACGCTGCTGCTGGACGAATCCATCCTTACCGGCGAATCCGTTCCCGTTGAAAAACGCGGGCCCGACACGATCATCAGTGACTCCAGCGCCGTCTTTTCGGGAGCGACGGTGATCACGGGGGCGGCGAAGATCCTCGTCACCGGTACGGGCCGCTCCACCGGTATCGGGGCCATCTCACAGCTTTCACAGGCAGTCAAACAGGACCTCACCCCCATGCAGAAGGAGCTGCGCGATTTCGTGCGAAAGATCACCTGGCTGGCCCTGGGCATCGGCACCCTCTTTTTCGGCATAGGCTTCCTGATCGGCAACCCGTTCTGGACCAATCTCATTTTTGCCATCGGGATCATCGTCGCCAACGTCCCCGAAGGGCTTCTGCCCACCGTCACACTCGCCCTGACGCAGTCATCGGTACGCATGGGACGGCGCAACGCCGTCGTCAAGCAGGTCCTCTCGGTGGAGACCCTCGGGAGCACGACCGTCATCTGCACCGACAAAACCGGAACCCTGACCCAAAACCGCCTTGCCCTCGATCGGCTCTACCTCGACTTCACGGAGCTTGAAGCCGACGACACGGAGCCGTTGTCGCGCAACCCCGCCGGCCGGACCGCCCTCGAGATCATGGGCCTGTGCAACGATGCCATCGCCACCTCGGAAAACGGCGGGCACACCCTCTTGAAGGGGGATCCCACCGATGTCGCCATGGGGAATTTCGTCGAACAGCACAGCGGCTACGACGCGCTCCGCAGCCATTTTGAACTCCGGGAGAGCCTCCCCTTCGACGCGGAACAAAAGTATATGGCCGCAACCTACCAAACCGGCGGCGGCGTGCTCTACATGACGGTCAAAGGGGCGCCGGAAGTCGTTATCGGGCTTTGTACGCAGGTGCATGCGGAGGGGCTCGTACGCGAGCTGCGCGGCGAAGAGCGCGAAACGCTGCTGCAGCGCGCCGAGAGCTACGCGGCCGACGGTCTGAGGGTCCTCGCCCTCGCCTACCGCGTTACCGACACGACGGATACGGCAGCAGAGCAGCTCGTCTTTGTCGGTCTGGTCGCCATGACCGATCCGCCCCGTCCCGAAGTCCCCTCGGCGGTGTCGGCGTGTAAAAGTGCCGGTATCCGCATCATCGTCATCAGCGGGGACAAGTCCGAAACCGTCAGCTATATCGCGCGCAGGCTCGGTATCGTCACCGCCCCGCGCGTCATCACCGGCGAGGAGCTTTCGACGATGCAGAGCAGCGCACTGTGCGATGCGCTGGCCGGAGGCGAGGTCGTTTTCGCCCGCACCGCCCCCGAACAGAAACTGATGATCGTCGAGGCCCTCAAGCAGATGGACGAAGTCGTCGCCGTCACCGGTGACGGCGTCAACGACGCCCCGGCGCTCAAGCGGGCCGATATCGGCGTTTCCATGGGGCTGCGCGGAACCGATGTCGCCAAGGAGGCCTCCGACATCATCCTGCTCGATGACAATTTCGCCACCATCATCCATGCCATCGAGGAGGGACGGGCCGTCTACGATAACATCAAAAAATTCATCACCTATATCCTCACGAGCAACGTCCCCGAGATCCTGCCCTTCATCGCCTACGTTCTGCTGCCCATTCCCCTGCCCATCACGGTCGTCCAGATCCTCTCCATCGACCTCGTCACCGATATGCTTCCCGCCATCGGGCTGGGCAACGAAAAACCGGAGTCCGACATCATGCACCGCCCCCCGCGCCGTCGGGACGAACGGCTCGTAAGCCTCCGGACGTTCCTTCGCAGTTACGGGGTGATCGGCATGGCCGAAGCCCTGCTGGCATTCGGCGTCTTTTTCGCCGTGCTCTACGGAGGCGGCTGGCAGTGGGGCGGCGAACTCGCCACCGATGCCTCGCTCTACCGACAGGCGGCCGTCGCCTTTCTGGCGACGATCATCTTCGGCCAGATGGGCAATGTCATGGCCTGCCGCACGAACCGCCAGAGCGCGCTGCGTTCCCTCGCTGTCCCCAACCGCTGGATCGCCCTGGGACTCGTCGTCGAAGGGCTCTTTATCGCGGGCGTTATCTACCTGCCGCCGTTAGGCAACTTCTTTACGGCCGCACCCTTCCCCGCCGAAGTCTGGGCACTGATCTTCACCGCACCCTTCATTATATTCGGCATCGAGGAGCTCCGGAAATATTTTGTTCGAAGAGGGGTCGGATTTCTTGCCGCATGA